A genomic window from Mesorhizobium sp. CAU 1732 includes:
- a CDS encoding ABC transporter substrate-binding protein — translation MRNIVKVSALALLGSVIALPAFAQDKDCKIKIGVVMELTGPAGQYGQAGAKSVEMAFRDINEAGGAAGCDLTMDVRDSQSQGNVAVDQATQLVNVENVPVIIGGIISSVSIPILTSVTASAGVVQVSPASSSPTLTTMAVDGKTNGYFFRTITSDALQGTAAAKYAIDQGLKKLAIVHVNNDFGVNMINEFRSSFEALGGEITSVTPYNERQPSYSAEVTVGMAGEPEALYLVSYPTDGATIARAWISQGGPAKFLLNDGMNSAEFIEAVGAQYLNDAYGTSSGTVETASTKYFYDNYTAISGGIAPDAPAADRSYDAGAIVGLAIAKAGSAKAEAIRDAIREVVDPEGEPIYAGPEEFTKALGLIAEGKPIKYEGVIGPVSFDENGDISGPFRLWRIQDGEITTTGEISAKEVADLKEDG, via the coding sequence ATGAGGAACATCGTGAAGGTTTCGGCGCTGGCGCTCCTTGGGAGCGTGATTGCGCTTCCGGCGTTCGCGCAGGACAAGGACTGCAAGATCAAGATCGGCGTCGTCATGGAACTGACGGGGCCGGCGGGCCAGTACGGGCAGGCTGGCGCGAAGTCCGTCGAGATGGCGTTCCGCGACATCAACGAGGCGGGCGGCGCTGCAGGCTGCGACCTGACGATGGACGTGCGCGACTCGCAATCGCAGGGCAATGTGGCCGTCGACCAGGCGACCCAGCTCGTCAACGTCGAGAACGTGCCGGTGATCATCGGCGGCATCATCTCGTCGGTATCGATCCCGATCCTGACGTCAGTCACCGCATCGGCCGGCGTCGTGCAGGTATCGCCCGCATCCTCGTCGCCGACGCTGACCACGATGGCCGTCGACGGTAAGACCAATGGCTATTTCTTCCGCACCATCACGTCGGATGCGCTGCAAGGCACGGCTGCGGCGAAGTACGCGATCGACCAGGGCCTGAAGAAGCTCGCTATCGTTCACGTCAACAACGATTTCGGCGTCAACATGATCAACGAGTTCCGGTCCTCCTTCGAGGCACTGGGCGGCGAAATCACGTCGGTCACGCCCTACAACGAGCGCCAGCCGAGCTACAGCGCCGAGGTCACCGTCGGCATGGCGGGCGAACCCGAGGCGCTTTATCTGGTCTCCTACCCGACCGACGGCGCCACGATCGCACGTGCCTGGATTTCGCAAGGCGGGCCTGCGAAGTTCCTGCTCAATGACGGCATGAACTCCGCCGAGTTCATCGAAGCAGTCGGCGCGCAATATCTCAACGACGCCTACGGCACCTCATCGGGAACCGTCGAGACGGCATCGACGAAGTATTTCTACGACAATTATACTGCGATATCCGGCGGCATCGCGCCTGACGCGCCGGCTGCCGACCGCTCTTACGACGCCGGCGCCATCGTCGGGCTGGCGATCGCCAAGGCGGGCTCGGCCAAGGCCGAAGCCATACGCGACGCGATCCGCGAGGTCGTGGACCCGGAAGGAGAGCCGATTTATGCCGGACCCGAGGAATTCACCAAGGCGCTTGGCCTTATCGCCGAAGGCAAACCCATCAAATATGAAGGCGTGATCGGCCCGGTTTCCTTCGACGAGAATGGCGATATCAGCGGTCCGTTCCGCCTCTGGCGCATCCAGGACGGCGAGATCACCACGACCGGCGAAATCAGCGCCAAGGAAGTCGCCGACCTGAAGGAAGACGGCTGA
- a CDS encoding NINE protein — MKSGPATFILWLLCLVGLCGIHRIYVGRFWTGLLWLFTFGLLGIGQIIDLFLLPSMVRQANLERRVDVMEAARVR, encoded by the coding sequence ATGAAGTCCGGCCCCGCAACATTCATACTCTGGCTCCTGTGCCTCGTAGGCTTGTGCGGCATACACCGCATCTATGTCGGCCGTTTCTGGACGGGGCTGTTGTGGCTGTTCACATTCGGCCTGCTCGGCATCGGCCAGATCATCGATCTCTTCCTGCTGCCGTCGATGGTCCGCCAGGCCAATCTCGAACGGCGCGTCGACGTGATGGAAGCCGCTCGCGTTCGGTAG
- a CDS encoding YafY family protein, which produces MRRADRLFQIVQHLRGGRLVTARMLGERLEVSERTIYRDIADLQSTGVPIDGEAGVGYLMREGFDLPPLMFTRDEIVALVAGARMVRAFGGAEMARAADEALVKIGAVLPDSEKARIARTEIHMPNWVVSDTERKSIDVLERAVEARAVLGIDYSDEAGNTSQRDIRPLGLWFWGKVWTLVAWCELRNDFRAFRIDRIKLIAHRERSFRPERGKQLQDFYRTLEVREQH; this is translated from the coding sequence ATGCGCCGTGCAGATCGTTTGTTCCAGATCGTCCAGCATCTGCGGGGTGGCAGGCTCGTCACCGCGCGCATGCTGGGCGAGCGTCTCGAAGTATCCGAGCGGACCATCTATCGCGATATCGCGGATTTGCAGTCGACCGGCGTGCCGATCGACGGGGAAGCCGGTGTCGGCTATCTCATGAGGGAAGGTTTCGACCTTCCGCCGCTGATGTTCACGCGTGACGAGATCGTAGCCCTGGTGGCAGGCGCACGCATGGTGCGTGCCTTCGGTGGCGCCGAGATGGCGCGGGCTGCCGACGAGGCGCTGGTCAAGATCGGCGCGGTGCTTCCGGACTCCGAAAAAGCCCGCATCGCACGCACCGAAATCCACATGCCCAACTGGGTGGTGAGCGATACAGAGCGCAAGTCGATCGACGTCCTGGAGCGGGCAGTCGAGGCACGTGCCGTTCTCGGCATCGACTATTCGGACGAGGCCGGAAATACATCGCAGCGCGACATCCGCCCGCTTGGTCTCTGGTTCTGGGGCAAGGTCTGGACGCTGGTCGCATGGTGCGAGTTGCGCAACGATTTTCGTGCTTTCCGCATCGACCGGATCAAGCTCATCGCGCACCGCGAGCGATCGTTCCGCCCGGAGCGCGGCAAGCAGCTACAGGACTTCTATCGCACGCTGGAAGTGCGCGAACAGCACTGA
- a CDS encoding SDR family oxidoreductase, protein MALDGKTAIVTGGAGGIGFAIARRFLRDGARVVIADNDTERGEAAEADLLKLGEARFIRADVARKLDVHNLVAATIDAYGDIDILVNNAGIVHAADFLDLKEEDFDRVLNVNLKGSFLTGQAAARFMVDKVKAGGAAGSIVNMSSINALVAIGNQVPYSVSKGGVNQLTRVMALALAPYGIRVNAIGPGSIDTDMLANVNHDPEAKARILSRTPLGRIGQPEEIASIASFLASDDASYVTGQTIYADGGRLPLNYTVPVAEA, encoded by the coding sequence ATGGCACTCGACGGGAAAACGGCGATCGTGACAGGTGGCGCGGGCGGCATCGGGTTTGCCATTGCGCGGCGCTTCCTGCGCGACGGCGCGCGCGTGGTCATTGCCGACAATGACACGGAACGCGGCGAGGCGGCCGAGGCCGATCTCCTCAAGCTCGGCGAGGCGCGCTTCATTCGCGCCGACGTCGCCAGGAAACTCGACGTCCACAATCTGGTTGCGGCGACGATCGACGCCTATGGTGACATCGACATTCTGGTCAACAATGCCGGAATCGTGCACGCCGCCGACTTCCTCGATCTGAAAGAGGAGGATTTCGACCGGGTGCTGAACGTCAATCTCAAGGGCTCGTTCCTGACCGGACAGGCGGCGGCGCGCTTCATGGTCGACAAGGTCAAGGCCGGCGGTGCTGCCGGGTCGATCGTCAACATGTCGTCGATCAACGCGCTCGTCGCGATAGGCAATCAGGTGCCCTACTCGGTATCCAAAGGTGGCGTGAACCAGTTGACGCGCGTGATGGCGTTGGCGCTCGCGCCCTACGGCATCCGCGTCAACGCGATCGGCCCCGGTTCGATCGACACGGACATGCTTGCAAACGTGAACCACGACCCGGAAGCCAAGGCGCGTATCCTGTCGCGCACGCCGCTGGGGCGCATTGGACAGCCGGAAGAGATCGCATCGATCGCGTCGTTCCTGGCCTCCGACGATGCAAGCTATGTCACCGGCCAGACCATCTATGCCGATGGCGGCCGCCTGCCGTTGAACTACACCGTTCCCGTCGCAGAGGCATAG
- a CDS encoding Hsp70 family protein produces MPPLYCGVDFGTTNSTVGLCEPGGMPSLIALEGEQVTIPSALFFSIEDGNTYFGRAAVFEYMDGAEGRFMRALKSILGTSLMKETTQVGRDRMTFQGLIGRFLRHLRTRLEAETGGIPESVVLGRPVHFVDEDETADRTAQDQLEAAARAEGFRHIEFQFEPVAAAMHYERSINGEELALVVDIGGGTSDFSVLRLSPDRARANDRRDDILSTSGVHVGGTDFDRQLNIAKVMPNMGLGSRTTDGKRHLPVWYFNDMATWHKINQLYTAKTLRDIQALAREAAEPEKLGRYEHLLRNRSGHRLAAQVEKAKIELTELSATEIRLKETGLSLKIPVTRDEFEIAAAELVLRIGAAIEEALNKAGVRADAIDTVILTGGGAQVPAVLSAATAKFPDARIAQSDQFGSVGLGLAVDAARKFGAAR; encoded by the coding sequence ATGCCCCCTCTGTATTGTGGCGTCGATTTCGGCACCACCAATTCCACCGTTGGTCTTTGTGAACCGGGCGGCATGCCCAGCCTGATCGCGCTGGAGGGCGAGCAGGTGACGATCCCGTCGGCCCTGTTCTTCAGCATCGAGGACGGCAACACATATTTCGGCCGTGCCGCCGTCTTCGAATATATGGACGGCGCGGAAGGCCGCTTCATGCGGGCGCTGAAGTCGATCCTCGGCACGAGCCTGATGAAGGAGACGACGCAGGTCGGCCGCGACCGGATGACATTCCAGGGCCTCATAGGTCGCTTCCTGCGCCATCTGCGCACGCGGCTGGAGGCGGAGACGGGGGGCATTCCGGAATCCGTCGTGCTCGGGCGTCCGGTGCATTTCGTCGACGAGGACGAAACGGCGGACCGCACAGCACAGGATCAACTCGAGGCGGCCGCGCGCGCCGAAGGCTTCCGGCACATCGAGTTCCAGTTCGAGCCCGTTGCAGCGGCAATGCACTATGAGCGCAGCATCAATGGCGAGGAGCTTGCGCTGGTGGTCGATATCGGCGGCGGCACGTCGGATTTCTCCGTGCTCCGCCTTTCGCCGGACCGCGCCCGAGCGAACGATCGGCGCGACGATATCCTCAGCACGTCCGGCGTGCATGTCGGCGGCACGGATTTCGACCGTCAGCTCAATATCGCGAAGGTGATGCCGAATATGGGGCTCGGGTCGCGCACGACCGACGGCAAGCGCCATCTGCCGGTCTGGTATTTCAACGACATGGCGACCTGGCACAAGATCAACCAGCTCTACACGGCGAAGACGCTGCGCGACATCCAGGCGCTGGCTCGCGAGGCTGCGGAGCCTGAAAAGCTGGGACGCTACGAGCATCTGCTGCGCAACCGTTCGGGGCACAGGCTGGCGGCACAGGTCGAGAAGGCGAAGATCGAGCTCACGGAGCTCAGCGCCACCGAGATCAGGCTGAAAGAGACCGGCCTGTCGCTGAAGATACCGGTGACGCGCGATGAATTCGAAATCGCGGCCGCGGAACTGGTCTTGCGCATCGGCGCCGCTATCGAGGAAGCACTCAACAAGGCAGGCGTGCGTGCCGACGCGATCGACACGGTGATTCTGACCGGAGGCGGCGCGCAGGTGCCGGCCGTGCTGTCCGCGGCAACGGCTAAGTTTCCCGATGCGCGCATCGCACAGTCCGACCAGTTCGGGTCGGTGGGGCTGGGGCTCGCGGTCGATGCCGCGCGCAAGTTCGGCGCTGCGCGTTGA
- a CDS encoding propionyl-CoA synthetase, whose protein sequence is MASRYHETYAGWQSDPEAFWVEAARDIDWVSPPTTIYSEGDGVYGRWFTDATCNTCFNCLDRHVEAGRADQLALIHDSAITGTQRTFTYAELLAEVVALAAVLRDRSVEAGDRVIIYMPMVPEAVIAMLACARLGAVHSVVFGGFAAKELATRIDDSKPNVIVSASCGLEPGRVVAYKPLLDGAIAMARHKVQHCVILQREQQPCDLIEGRDVDMAQAVAAAKAAGRAIECVTVAATDPLYVLYTSGTTGQPKGVVRDNGGHMVALKWSMWNEFGIKPGEVFWAASDVGWVVGHSYIVYAPLLHGCTTILFEGKPVGTPDAGTFWRVIAEHGVAALFTAPTAFRAIKGQDPKGEFVGKYDLSKFRTLFLAGERADPETIKWAEVQLKIPVIDHWWQTETGSPISHNPVGLGQLPVKYGSPGVSMPGYDVQILDDAGHAVSRGTLGNVVIKLPLPPGCLPTLWNADERFRQAYLNEFPGYYKTADAGYIDDEGYLFIMARTDDIINVAGHRLSTGAMEEVVAEHPDVAECAVVGIADAMKGQIPCGFVVLNAGVSREPGEIEREVVALVRDRIGPVAAFKSVVTVKRLPKTRSGKILRGTMQKIADKEDWTMPATIDDPAILDEITTALQGKGLGV, encoded by the coding sequence TTGGCATCGCGTTACCATGAGACCTATGCGGGCTGGCAGTCCGACCCGGAGGCGTTCTGGGTGGAGGCAGCGCGCGACATCGACTGGGTTTCGCCGCCAACAACCATCTACTCCGAAGGCGACGGCGTTTATGGACGCTGGTTCACGGACGCGACCTGCAACACGTGCTTCAACTGTCTCGACCGCCATGTCGAAGCCGGCCGCGCCGACCAGTTGGCGCTGATCCATGACAGTGCGATCACCGGCACGCAGCGCACATTCACCTATGCCGAACTTCTCGCCGAGGTCGTCGCGCTTGCCGCCGTGTTGCGTGACCGAAGCGTCGAGGCGGGCGACCGGGTCATCATCTATATGCCGATGGTTCCCGAAGCGGTCATCGCCATGCTCGCCTGCGCGCGGCTGGGTGCTGTCCATTCCGTCGTCTTCGGCGGATTCGCCGCCAAGGAACTTGCGACCCGCATCGACGATTCCAAGCCGAACGTCATCGTGTCGGCGTCGTGCGGATTGGAACCGGGCCGCGTCGTTGCCTACAAGCCGCTGCTCGACGGCGCAATTGCCATGGCGAGGCACAAGGTCCAGCATTGCGTGATCCTGCAGCGTGAACAGCAGCCCTGCGACCTGATCGAGGGCCGTGACGTCGACATGGCGCAAGCTGTCGCGGCTGCAAAGGCTGCGGGCCGCGCTATCGAATGCGTGACCGTCGCCGCCACCGACCCGCTTTATGTGCTCTACACGTCCGGCACGACCGGACAGCCCAAGGGCGTCGTGCGCGACAATGGCGGCCACATGGTCGCGCTCAAATGGTCGATGTGGAACGAGTTCGGCATCAAGCCGGGCGAGGTGTTCTGGGCGGCGTCGGATGTCGGTTGGGTGGTGGGGCATTCCTACATCGTCTATGCGCCGCTTCTGCATGGGTGCACGACGATCCTGTTCGAAGGCAAGCCGGTCGGCACGCCCGACGCCGGCACGTTCTGGCGCGTGATCGCCGAGCACGGCGTCGCCGCGCTCTTCACGGCGCCGACCGCCTTCCGAGCGATCAAAGGGCAGGACCCGAAGGGCGAATTCGTCGGCAAATACGATCTCTCGAAGTTCCGCACGCTTTTCCTGGCGGGCGAGCGGGCGGATCCCGAGACGATCAAATGGGCGGAAGTCCAGCTTAAGATTCCGGTGATCGACCATTGGTGGCAGACCGAGACGGGGTCACCGATCAGTCATAATCCGGTCGGGCTCGGACAACTGCCGGTGAAATACGGCTCGCCTGGCGTGTCCATGCCGGGTTACGACGTGCAAATCCTCGACGATGCCGGCCATGCGGTATCGCGCGGGACGCTCGGCAACGTGGTGATCAAGCTGCCGCTGCCACCCGGATGCCTGCCGACGCTGTGGAATGCCGACGAGCGCTTCCGGCAAGCTTATCTCAACGAGTTCCCCGGCTACTACAAGACCGCGGACGCAGGCTATATCGATGACGAAGGCTACCTCTTCATCATGGCGCGCACCGACGACATCATCAACGTCGCCGGCCACCGGCTCTCGACCGGCGCGATGGAGGAGGTGGTCGCCGAACATCCCGACGTCGCTGAATGCGCGGTCGTGGGCATCGCCGATGCGATGAAGGGGCAGATCCCGTGCGGATTCGTCGTGCTCAACGCAGGCGTATCGCGCGAGCCTGGCGAGATCGAACGCGAGGTCGTGGCGCTGGTGCGCGACCGCATCGGCCCGGTCGCGGCTTTCAAGTCTGTCGTCACCGTCAAGCGGCTGCCCAAGACGCGGTCGGGCAAGATCCTGCGCGGCACGATGCAGAAAATCGCCGACAAGGAAGACTGGACCATGCCGGCGACGATCGACGATCCGGCGATCCTCGACGAGATCACGACAGCGCTGCAAGGCAAGGGTCTCGGAGTGTAA
- a CDS encoding SGNH/GDSL hydrolase family protein: MVLRALLSWLAFPVYVWQGVAVRMRTPRMVPPPGPVRHLIEGAEPSINLLVLGDSSAAGVGIDRTDDGLAARLARLAAEKTGRRVVWRSAGFNSATAGQLRDHVVPNLAHEAWDHIVLTVGTNDAKNFHTVHRFDREFGQLLYALRAKWPEARIVWSPVVEMTLVPALPRALGKVLEIRASLINAMGERLCRERGVVAASRLPIIDAKAGFSTDGFHASAAGYQAWAEHVAELLIAGEPAEHGVSPS, encoded by the coding sequence ATGGTCCTCCGTGCTCTCCTGTCCTGGCTCGCCTTTCCCGTCTATGTCTGGCAGGGCGTCGCCGTGCGCATGCGCACACCGCGCATGGTGCCGCCGCCGGGGCCGGTCCGGCATCTGATCGAGGGCGCGGAGCCGTCGATCAACCTGCTGGTGCTGGGCGACTCGTCGGCGGCTGGCGTCGGGATCGATCGCACCGACGACGGTCTCGCGGCGCGGCTGGCACGGCTGGCGGCCGAGAAGACCGGTCGCCGCGTCGTGTGGCGCAGCGCAGGCTTCAATTCGGCGACTGCCGGCCAGCTTCGTGACCATGTGGTACCCAATCTCGCGCATGAGGCGTGGGATCACATCGTGCTCACCGTCGGCACCAACGACGCCAAGAACTTTCATACCGTGCACCGCTTCGACCGAGAGTTCGGCCAGCTTCTCTACGCACTGCGCGCCAAATGGCCTGAGGCGCGCATCGTCTGGTCGCCGGTCGTGGAGATGACGCTGGTGCCGGCCCTGCCGCGCGCGCTTGGCAAGGTGCTGGAAATCCGCGCCTCGCTGATCAACGCCATGGGCGAGCGGCTTTGCCGGGAGCGTGGCGTCGTCGCGGCATCGCGCCTGCCGATCATCGATGCGAAGGCGGGGTTTTCGACCGATGGCTTTCATGCCTCTGCCGCGGGATACCAGGCATGGGCGGAACATGTCGCGGAGTTGCTGATCGCCGGCGAACCGGCCGAGCACGGCGTGTCGCCGAGCTAG